A genomic window from Parvularcula sp. LCG005 includes:
- a CDS encoding PBP1A family penicillin-binding protein, with protein MRKTTSRTASSKPRRPVRRVKAGSTRRKKSQSWTAHLPGLMKFAGRVTVVAILGVAVFAGILVYYGRGLPEVGNLAAARKQPRITVVDRFGHTIGIHGQDRGDPVDTAELPEHVVQAFLATEDRNFYHHVGVNPIAILRALTINMREGGVAQGGSTITQQLVKNLILTPEQTLERKVQEMILALRIEARYDKNEILGLYLNAVYFGNGAYGLEAASRRYFGKSPKELNLGEAAMLAGLLKAPSRFSPTNSENLARTRAAVVLHAMVDANFITRQEADAIIAQGVADVIEDDRRTSYAADYAVTEAERLLSGIDEDIIVHTTIDGEALRRTDDARRAIAADDPLYAADIQTAAIAMEEDGAIRVLIGGNDYAESVYNRAVKAMRQPGSVFKTFVYLAAIENGWEPEDLVDDTPVVIGNYHPNNYKDRYYGPVELTEALSRSLNAAAIRLQEEVGRNRVVDVARRAGFDGLTDVGASLALGTMEATPLTVAQSYLPLSNGGYRTEPYIIVGITTASGRTLYEREPPSAKAPIFDSETLVAFDYMLRHVVSAGSGVHARLPVHQAAGKTGTSQDSRDAWFAGYASGVVGVVWLGKDNNEPMETGRGYISGSGAPARVWAAMMTETLGDRPAREPVPYVPRRKKRSLFEHLADILNGKEEPADYDEPEELNSEELGRLLDEVAVYECTGTCP; from the coding sequence GTGCGTAAGACGACGAGCCGCACCGCCTCATCCAAACCACGTCGTCCTGTTCGTCGCGTGAAGGCGGGCTCGACGAGACGGAAAAAGAGCCAGTCTTGGACAGCCCATCTGCCCGGCCTGATGAAATTTGCTGGCCGGGTGACGGTCGTGGCAATATTGGGCGTGGCGGTCTTCGCCGGGATTCTTGTCTATTATGGCCGCGGCTTGCCTGAGGTCGGCAATCTGGCCGCGGCGCGCAAGCAGCCGCGGATCACGGTCGTCGACCGCTTTGGCCACACCATTGGTATTCATGGACAGGACCGGGGCGATCCTGTGGATACTGCCGAACTGCCCGAGCACGTTGTGCAGGCGTTTCTCGCCACAGAAGACCGTAATTTTTACCACCATGTGGGGGTGAACCCGATCGCTATCCTGCGGGCACTGACGATCAACATGAGGGAAGGCGGTGTTGCCCAGGGCGGTTCCACTATCACCCAGCAATTGGTCAAGAACCTGATCTTGACGCCAGAGCAGACCTTGGAGCGCAAGGTTCAGGAGATGATCCTCGCCCTGCGGATCGAGGCGCGATACGACAAGAACGAGATTCTGGGGCTGTATCTGAACGCGGTCTATTTCGGAAACGGCGCCTACGGTCTCGAAGCCGCCTCGCGCCGCTACTTCGGCAAATCGCCTAAAGAGTTGAATCTGGGCGAGGCCGCCATGCTCGCCGGCCTGCTCAAGGCGCCGTCCCGGTTCTCTCCGACAAACAGCGAGAATCTCGCGCGGACCCGGGCTGCGGTTGTTCTTCATGCGATGGTCGACGCGAACTTCATCACCCGGCAGGAGGCCGACGCCATCATTGCCCAAGGGGTGGCAGATGTGATCGAGGACGATCGGCGCACCTCCTACGCCGCGGACTATGCCGTGACCGAGGCCGAGCGCCTTCTCTCCGGCATCGACGAAGACATCATCGTGCACACGACGATCGACGGCGAAGCCTTGCGCCGTACGGACGATGCCCGTCGCGCCATCGCGGCCGATGATCCTCTTTATGCGGCAGATATTCAGACCGCTGCCATTGCCATGGAGGAGGACGGGGCCATCCGCGTCCTGATCGGCGGCAATGACTACGCGGAGAGCGTCTACAATCGCGCGGTGAAGGCGATGCGCCAGCCCGGCTCCGTGTTCAAGACGTTCGTCTATCTGGCGGCAATCGAAAACGGATGGGAGCCGGAAGATCTGGTCGACGACACGCCCGTCGTCATCGGCAATTATCACCCCAATAATTACAAGGACCGATATTACGGGCCTGTCGAACTGACAGAGGCACTGTCCCGATCCCTAAATGCTGCGGCGATCCGCCTGCAGGAGGAAGTGGGCCGAAACCGCGTCGTTGATGTGGCCCGGAGGGCTGGCTTTGATGGGCTCACGGATGTGGGGGCATCACTGGCGCTCGGCACCATGGAGGCGACCCCGTTGACGGTGGCGCAGAGCTATCTGCCCCTGTCCAATGGGGGCTATCGGACAGAGCCTTACATCATTGTGGGAATTACAACGGCGAGCGGCCGGACACTGTATGAGCGCGAGCCTCCATCGGCGAAGGCACCGATATTCGATAGCGAAACCCTGGTCGCGTTCGACTACATGCTCCGCCATGTGGTCTCGGCCGGATCTGGCGTCCATGCGCGCCTGCCGGTTCATCAGGCTGCCGGCAAGACCGGTACGAGCCAGGACAGCCGCGATGCGTGGTTTGCGGGCTATGCCAGCGGCGTGGTCGGCGTTGTGTGGCTCGGCAAGGATAATAACGAGCCGATGGAAACGGGCCGCGGCTACATTTCCGGCAGCGGAGCACCGGCCCGCGTCTGGGCTGCGATGATGACGGAAACACTGGGCGATCGGCCAGCGCGCGAGCCTGTGCCTTATGTTCCCCGGCGCAAGAAGCGGTCGCTGTTTGAACATCTCGCCGATATCCTCAACGGCAAGGAAGAGCCGGCTGACTATGATGAGCCAGAAGAGCTCAACAGTGAGGAGCTGGGCCGCCTGCTGGATGAGGTCGCGGTCTACGAATGTACCGGCACCTGTCCGTAG
- the mutS gene encoding DNA mismatch repair protein MutS, translating into MDGAPLGAAAGTAMTPMMAQYHAIRQKAGDALLFYRMGDFYELFFDDAVAASAALDITLTRRGKKDGEDIPMCGVPFHAAETYLARLIRKGFSVAICEQTESPAEAKKRGAKSVVDRDIVRVVTPGTLTEETLLDARTHNHLAALAMLPNGGALAAVDVSTGDVFVQSVAASAAADAVAALAPAELLVAEGGPTDALLAAKPDLRLSSVHKSYFDTKGAATRLAEAYDAATTDGFGQFEPEHLAALGAVLSYLTLTQIDALPRLKPPQLLRDGGTMAIDAATRRSLELTQATDGGRQGSLVGAIDRTRTASGARLLARWLGAPLTDVAAINDRLDAVSFFVDHPGLKEKGRADLAAAPDLARALSRLGLGRGGPRDLAALRDALGAARDLAARLMEHQSAISLPTLLAGAAADLEARTAGGFAALKDHLTRALGDDLPLLARDGGFLATGYNAALDEVRSLKTNARQVIAALEEEYRQETGIKALKIKHSKVLGYTVEVTAAHADSMLSAPLNQTFRHRQTLANAVRFTTPTLAELDSKIVRAGDEALALELELFQALVDEVLERHADLCACADALALIDVTAALAHLASEEKYVRPRIDSTKTFNIDQGRHPVVEMTTRKQGGNAFIPNSCRLGDGDVTALHLVTGPNMAGKSTFLRQNALLAILAQAGSYVPAAAAHIGVVDRLFSRVGASDDIARGRSTFMVEMVETAAILNQATANSLVILDEVGRGTSTFDGLSIAWAALEYLHDRTLCRGLFATHYHELTKLSARLSRVRNVSMAVREWRGDVVFLHEVREGAADRSYGIAVAKLAGLPKPVIARANIVLKGLEEKQDRTGGSAALPLFESAPAEAPTHPVVETLNDLDPNELSPREALDFLYMLKKMADEPDDE; encoded by the coding sequence ATGGACGGTGCGCCCCTTGGCGCCGCTGCAGGCACAGCGATGACCCCGATGATGGCGCAGTACCACGCGATCCGCCAAAAGGCGGGTGACGCCCTGCTGTTCTATCGCATGGGCGATTTTTACGAGCTCTTTTTCGACGATGCCGTGGCAGCGTCGGCGGCGCTCGACATCACCCTGACCCGACGCGGCAAGAAGGATGGCGAAGACATCCCCATGTGCGGTGTGCCCTTCCACGCTGCGGAGACCTATCTGGCCCGCCTCATCCGCAAGGGGTTCTCCGTCGCCATCTGTGAGCAGACCGAAAGCCCCGCCGAAGCGAAGAAGCGTGGCGCGAAATCGGTCGTTGATCGGGACATTGTCCGCGTTGTCACGCCCGGCACCCTGACCGAGGAGACGCTGCTCGACGCACGCACTCACAACCATCTCGCGGCGCTGGCCATGTTGCCAAATGGCGGCGCCCTGGCGGCCGTCGATGTCTCCACAGGTGATGTTTTCGTGCAGTCCGTCGCGGCATCTGCTGCTGCCGATGCCGTTGCGGCACTTGCCCCGGCTGAGCTGCTGGTGGCCGAAGGCGGGCCGACCGATGCCTTGCTGGCGGCCAAGCCGGATCTGCGCCTGTCGTCGGTTCACAAATCCTATTTCGATACCAAGGGAGCAGCGACACGTCTGGCCGAAGCCTATGATGCCGCGACCACGGATGGTTTTGGGCAGTTCGAGCCCGAGCATCTTGCGGCCCTGGGGGCGGTGCTCTCCTATCTGACATTGACGCAGATCGACGCGCTCCCTCGGCTGAAGCCGCCGCAGCTGTTGCGGGATGGCGGCACCATGGCCATCGATGCGGCGACACGGCGCTCACTTGAACTGACCCAGGCCACCGATGGCGGGCGACAGGGGTCGCTCGTCGGCGCAATTGATCGCACACGGACGGCCAGCGGAGCCCGTCTTCTGGCCCGGTGGCTGGGGGCGCCGCTGACTGATGTCGCTGCGATCAATGACCGCCTGGATGCGGTCAGCTTCTTCGTTGACCATCCCGGCCTGAAGGAAAAGGGGAGGGCCGACCTGGCAGCGGCACCGGATCTGGCGCGGGCATTGTCACGCCTGGGGCTGGGCCGCGGCGGCCCTCGTGACCTGGCTGCGCTTCGCGATGCCCTTGGTGCAGCGCGGGATCTCGCCGCGCGCCTGATGGAGCATCAGTCCGCGATCTCGCTACCGACGCTCTTGGCTGGCGCGGCCGCAGATCTCGAGGCGAGGACCGCGGGCGGTTTTGCGGCGTTGAAGGATCATTTGACCCGTGCCCTTGGCGACGACCTGCCCTTGCTGGCGCGCGATGGTGGCTTTCTGGCGACAGGCTACAATGCAGCGCTGGATGAGGTGCGGTCGCTGAAGACCAATGCGCGGCAGGTCATCGCGGCCCTCGAAGAAGAGTATCGCCAGGAAACTGGAATCAAGGCGCTCAAGATCAAGCATTCCAAGGTGCTGGGGTACACGGTGGAAGTGACCGCAGCCCATGCCGACAGCATGCTCTCGGCGCCACTGAATCAGACCTTCCGTCACCGCCAGACGCTCGCGAATGCGGTTCGATTTACGACCCCGACGCTGGCCGAACTTGACTCCAAGATCGTGCGCGCAGGGGACGAGGCACTGGCGCTGGAGCTGGAGCTGTTTCAGGCATTGGTCGACGAGGTACTGGAGCGACATGCTGATCTGTGTGCCTGCGCCGATGCTCTCGCGCTCATCGATGTGACGGCGGCGCTGGCCCATCTCGCGAGTGAAGAAAAGTACGTCCGCCCGCGTATAGACAGTACAAAGACGTTCAATATCGACCAGGGCCGTCATCCCGTCGTGGAAATGACAACTCGCAAACAGGGCGGGAACGCGTTCATCCCCAACAGTTGTCGTCTGGGCGATGGGGATGTCACCGCCCTGCATCTGGTCACCGGCCCGAACATGGCGGGGAAATCGACGTTTCTGCGGCAGAACGCACTCCTTGCCATTCTGGCGCAGGCGGGCAGTTATGTGCCTGCAGCCGCGGCCCATATCGGCGTCGTTGACCGGCTTTTCTCTCGGGTCGGCGCATCGGACGATATCGCGCGCGGGCGATCTACCTTCATGGTCGAAATGGTCGAGACGGCCGCGATCCTCAATCAGGCGACGGCCAACAGTCTTGTCATTCTAGATGAAGTCGGGCGCGGCACATCGACCTTTGATGGCCTGTCGATCGCCTGGGCCGCCCTTGAATATCTGCACGACCGCACCCTGTGTCGCGGTCTATTCGCAACGCATTATCATGAACTGACGAAACTGTCGGCCCGATTGAGCCGTGTGCGCAATGTTTCCATGGCCGTGCGCGAATGGCGCGGCGACGTTGTTTTCCTGCACGAGGTACGGGAGGGGGCGGCTGACAGGTCCTACGGCATCGCCGTGGCCAAGCTGGCCGGTCTGCCAAAGCCAGTTATCGCCCGTGCGAACATTGTTCTGAAGGGTCTTGAAGAAAAGCAGGACCGGACGGGCGGGAGTGCTGCACTGCCGCTATTTGAGTCCGCGCCGGCCGAGGCGCCAACCCATCCCGTCGTTGAGACATTGAACGATCTTGACCCTAACGAGCTGTCGCCGCGAGAGGCGCTGGATTTCCTCTATATGCTGAAGAAAATGGCAGATGAACCCGATGACGAATGA
- a CDS encoding SprT family zinc-dependent metalloprotease, which translates to MTRSSIDGGTIDIEGEALPVRVMVNPRARRLILRIGRERMIRVTCPSHRHVKAALAMVNERRQWISDRLDETPPPVPLALGVTLPVRGRDRLVVAHQNASRAATLLDDIILVGGHDEASVHRRIETLLRRTALEACSAYATDDAAQLGVTITGIGVRQMTSRWGSCASDGRLSFNWRLAFAPDHVLRYVVAHEVAHRRHMDHSPKFWRVVAELDPNYERAGQWLRRHGTGLHAYGQVPVHS; encoded by the coding sequence ATGACCCGATCGTCCATTGACGGCGGCACCATCGATATCGAAGGCGAAGCCCTGCCCGTCCGGGTCATGGTCAACCCCCGCGCGCGCCGTCTCATCCTTCGCATTGGCCGTGAGCGGATGATCCGCGTCACCTGCCCGTCCCACCGCCATGTCAAAGCGGCCCTCGCCATGGTCAATGAGCGCCGACAGTGGATTTCCGACCGGCTGGACGAAACCCCGCCGCCCGTACCGCTGGCCCTGGGCGTGACCTTGCCGGTGCGCGGCCGGGACCGCCTTGTCGTCGCCCATCAGAACGCCAGTCGCGCAGCCACCCTGCTGGATGACATCATTCTGGTCGGCGGGCATGATGAGGCGTCGGTACATCGCCGGATCGAGACCCTGCTTCGCCGAACCGCGCTGGAGGCGTGTTCAGCCTATGCGACAGACGATGCCGCGCAGCTGGGCGTGACCATCACGGGCATTGGTGTGCGCCAGATGACCAGCCGCTGGGGCTCCTGCGCGTCCGATGGGCGGCTATCCTTCAACTGGCGCCTGGCCTTCGCGCCGGATCATGTCCTGCGCTATGTGGTTGCGCATGAGGTCGCCCATCGCCGACACATGGATCATTCGCCGAAATTCTGGCGCGTCGTTGCCGAGCTCGATCCGAATTACGAGAGAGCCGGCCAGTGGTTGCGGCGGCACGGAACCGGTCTGCACGCCTACGGACAGGTGCCGGTACATTCGTAG